The region tgcctcactgctcgctgaccacgctccagatgtgtctcgggcaagacaccccttccttctctgctgccggggccaaacgtcggaatcgctcccactggcaacgagaaagagcatccgctagtgaattgctcacccccggcacatgtaccgcacctatccaagcgttaagtgataacgctttcagcaccaggtggcgcagtaaggccaccactggaggggacgatgcagacaatttatttatcgcctgcacgacccccaggttgtcgcagtgaaagcgtaccctcttgttcctaaattgctcgccccatatctccaccgccactataatggggaagagctcgagtagcaccaagttccttaccaaccctgacgagaaccaatcgctcggccatccggccgcgcaccactggccctggaagtaaatcccaaaacccgaactccctgcggcgtcagtaaacaattcccaatcaaaattgtttaccatttcctccatcattactgaccgaccgttgtagttctctagaaacgccgcccatactgctaaatctttcttgAGTTCCTTACCTAGCcgaataaaatggtggggtaaccgaacccccgccgttgctgacgctagccttctgctgaaaattcgccccatcggcattattcggcaagcgaaattaagcttgcccaataacgattggagctccctcaaagtgaccttggtgacaacccttgctctctttacctccgcctttaactctgtcaacttctcctcgggcaatctgcattccattgcaaccgtgtcaatggtaatgcccaggaactttaaacatgtagtgggcccctctgtcttcccaggcgccaaaggcaccccgaattgaccggaaacccattgaagtgaccccagcaaagttgcacaaataggcgaacctgctggccctatgcataggaagtcatccaaataatggatcacagacctaatccccgtgcaatccctaactacccattctaaaaaggaactgaacgcttcaaaataagcgcaagaaatggaacagcccatgggtaggcacctatccgcaaaataacttccctcccaaaaacaccctaacaaacgaatgctctcgggagcaactgggagcaacctaaacgcagactcgatatccacctttgccagcttcgctccctgcccatacctgcggacccattttattgaggcgtcaaatgaagtatacaccacagaacaaatttccgggtctataccgtcatttactgacgccccctttgggtatgacagatggtgtatgagtcgaaacttgttaggttccttcttaggaacaacccccagcggtgagaccaccaggtccgccacgggcggggaacggaacggtcccgccatgcggcctaactgaacctccttaaacaattttttggtcaccacagccgattgccgaatcgctgacggcaaattcttggttgtgaccggaaccctatgaactggggcgggaatCCTAAAACCGTCCCTAAAACCCTCAAACAGTAAACTAGCcttatctcggtcggggtacctatttagaaacggcaccatccttgccagtttcactggtgtcatccctttttccaggtgccccgaaaccctttccttttccttttttaaagcactttgctgctccatgtgacgtgccgttacacacggagcagacgtgcttgaacctgcaagagttcccgaatttgcattggccgtcgttaaactgccaacacaatccgagcctatgactccctgactgacctccctgcccccccccttgggaaccactggccgagctgctagtcccggcccccccctgaaagggctggccaaacctaactggggccattacccgcaaccataggccaatatctttctgatcccaccgaatagacggtcggatcgctttccGCTGACGAAATTGCTCGTCGTACCTAAGCCACGTTTGGCCCCCGTACACcctgtacgcctcacctatcgcatcgagatagcaaaaaaggccggagcagttctccggcgccttttcacctataacgctggccagaatagcgaaggcttgcatccagttggagaacgtctgtggaatcagtttccaccgacgtttctcctcctcttccttcttatattctgtccttttccctttatctaaattgaatttttccaaagggagaagggaaaagatctcgacgtattcgtcgcgccaaatcttttctctaacctccttctttaagtgtgcacctagggggccctcgaaacacacataAACTTCCCCCTTCGCTCTGTCATCCAAGCGAATCCCTTCCCCATCTTTCTCCGTCTGGACCCCTACCGTAACGGGCGCTACCTGCTGCCCTACAGACGCCCCCGCCGTGCTACCACCCCTAGCGCTCTCGTCGGCGATCGACGCGTTGGACGGTAGCGTCCAAGCAGCTACTGGCGACGGCCCTGCTCTTGCTTCTTGCTTGCGCCACAACTCCCATAATCCACCCAGAAATAACCCAAAATCACTCGCTGCGCCATGTGTGCCTGCCATCGCCCCCCCATCCCCTGTCCACCCCCCAAAACTATCTCCCGCGtgcgcaacgcggctaactgcatgtaatgtagtgtccccgtgtgtttgctcacctggctgcgtaggggctgtagtcccaccagccgccgatcctccctccagcggatccgatTCCTCGTCCGAATGTGGTCCGAACTGACGACCGGGGTCCTCCTCTGGCTGCATACGCACCTCCGGATTCGCAGCCGCCTGCCTGCTGCTCGGCCTGGCTCTCACGGGCCGCACTTCAGCTTGTCCCTGGAAGTTACTGTGGGGCTGCTCTGCTACCACCGGCTCTCCTGCAGAGCGGCCCCACGCTGTAGCTCGGTTCACCGCCGACAGCCcggtattaggccccgcccccctggcagcacgggacctagtgccggacgctgcgccgtgccgcccggcgagattcctcccgggcctgcgctcccccgatggcatggatggtgcagggagccggcccggaggggcccgtgagggactctctatgCGGCGCCGACGCTGTGGAGCCTGATCCGGGCTCAGACGCGCCGGAGCGCGGGCCCTCCTAGTACTCGGCCCTCTCGCCGATGCTGCCGGTGtctgcctgctccctcctgcctcctccctccggccgCTAGCAGTCCCCGACAGCGCTCCCGCTGCTGCCTCCGGTGTGCGGCTCCCCGCAGCGGCTGTCCTTCGCCCCCTTTCTCTCACCGCAGTTGCTGCAGGGGCTCCGGACGCCTCTCCCCCCGATGCTGCTGACCGTGCGGGTGCCGCTTCCACCTCCGATGGGCCCGGGGCCCCGACATCCAGGATCCTCATGAGCCAGTCGatgccccgctcctccaccgctgcccggatcttctccatggcggcctccatgtccggtaagtcctcttctgggcgcttcctgacgatcaccttcgggctcttcacggacaggtcttgggacttcggtctgcagacttcggtcttgggactcctgtctggggtcttgggacttctgcctggggtctagggacttctgtctggggtcttgggacttctgcctggggtcttgggacttctgtctggggtcttgggacttctgtctggggtcttgggacttctgtctggggtcttgggacttctgtctggggtcttgggacttctgcctggggtcttgggtcttctctacctcttccctcttcttcctcgtggcctccgtcttctccttctgcttcttcttcctccgttgccgcctagggatgctcctccccctgctgttcccgcactttctctctaacttccccctctactacacccccccctcttcacccttccattaaccctggcctccccgttaaccctgtcatgggctgcctccatatatatccccgggggctactattccggcgcctctgTGCTATTGGTTTCCAGCCCATCAGTCCCTGGAATCACtgctactgcatttatgttatgaacttggctctggggctgtgtTTATATTATAAGCTTGCTTTTGGTATTGTTTCTACAtaatgaggttggtttgtgctgtatttatgttgtcacAGTATGCAAGCTCCAGTCCCCTGCAAAACTAGTTGGCAGAACCCTTATAGCATCCACAGTGTTACATCACTGGTTCTATTACTTACCAGGTAATGAAAGTCTATAGTCTTTTTGGTGTACTCAGAAGCATCCAGGACATAGTCTGCCCAGAGGTTCACTCTTTCATTACAGGGCAAGACAAAAGGTTCACTTCTGATTTTCACTTGGCTTGCTGTTTTTGTGTAAGAGGGGAACAACGATGCATAACCATCTTCATACATTGGCTCCCTCTCACCAGAAGCTGTCAATGGCTTTCTGGGTAGGTGGTGTGCCTAGAAGGgttaacaaaaaatattttttcaacaCGTATGCAATATGCAGTACAAGATTTTAAAGCAACCCGCTATTGTTCTCTCTCATCCTTTCGATCCATTGGCTGCctcattttcagccatccaagatagcTGACACagttttcagactacctaattcccatagtacattggtagtgttagactacccatGCAtcatatctgctctctgattggccacagctgctCATGTGATAAGCACTGTCCAAACAGAGAGCAGTACAGTGTGTATTAGCTAGTTAGTAAACTGCTCTGGCCATTTGGGACAGCTGAAAATGGAGCCAGGAACAAGTGGATTTGaggagagacagagaaaaaaaactgcaggtaatataccacctCTTGTGCAGGGACACAATTTTGTCTCAAAaaaggagggttgctttaatattGAACTTTTTCTTAAAATGCTTGTCCATTTTGGACAAGGCCATTTTGTTAGAAAGAACCCAACCCCCCAAACAGTCAGACCACAGACTGTTGggatctctaatagagatgagcgagcatactcgctaaggcaaactactcgcgcaagtagtgccttattcgagtatctgcccgctcatctctaaagattcgggggccggcgggggggggagcggtgagttctcgccgaatctttagaggcgagcggtcAGATACTCGTGAAAAAAATGCTCGTGACCACGTCCATTACCACCCAtatattctatcttttgtaggtgcgaattttatgcgcatgtaaaaatcggacatgtgactgctaccattgaaaagcattggttctatatcgATGCGCAAGTAACATGCGCAACAAAAAgcacccatctgactgagccctcactgtctgatcgatgttttttttttttttttaaaaagttacctgagggctcctgcacacttgcgcgttttttcacgcgatatcgctgcgtttttttcacgcgattgtcaatgggactttctaatgttaaaaacgcatcacacaaaaattgcaaagcacaaacgtgaaaaaaacgcgcaagaaaaacgcgagtgtgcaggagccctaaggctgggttcgcacGGAACAGAATTTTCGTGCGGAAAGTTTGCACAGCAAATCTgtccgcggctcctaatcccgggattaaccagccaagtggacgagattttgcaaaaatcacgTCCACATGCTGCGGCAAAGCCTGGTGGAAACGGACATGAGGcgtggaattcaattccgcagcatttcaattcttttttaattttcgCTGTGGCCTTTCTCCTCTCAGCGGAATGCCGGCGTTGAAACCACTCCAAAGTCCGGGGCGaaatgccatgggttttgaagctgtggccGTCCCAcgtaattccgctggaattccatcccgtatgaacccagcctaaagtttTACCTCTCTTGGCTACACGATGAACTTCTTTTTGAATCTTTTTgcccaggattttatcctgataTTGACTATTTTTGTTACTTTCTTTCTGCTAATCTAAGCTATTGTATTTTTATTCATATGTTTTTTATGAGATACATATGCCGTTAATTAGGAAGATTTTCTTTTATATGGAAGTGCCGGTATCCATTTTTTGTCTGTTCCTCTTGGCTGTTGGCCAGCAGCTGTCCAGACTCTCTAGTTTGAGCAAAACCTTTTCCACATACAGAGGCTATGCTGCGATGAGTCCACATTTCTTATCTTTGTGATAAAAGGATTGTCTGGGTATTATGCAACTTTTTGTAAAACTAGATCAaaatctgttaaaataataaaatcagCAGTACTCCCCTGTCCTGACCCCTGAAGATCCAGCACTGTAGCCCCCCGCGGTCCTCCCAGTtattgttttggaatggccaatcagaggccacagtggtcaTGTGACATTTTCCTGCCATCACAACTGGCTGGAAGCCATAATGCCACGAGAATGGCACGTGGCtgttccagcctctgattggctgcagcagtcagtttGTAACCGTTCCAAAACAAACAccgcggggctgcagtgctggatcgccaGGGGTGAGGACAGGGGAGTACCGCTACTTTAATTATTTCAACAGATTTggatctatttttaaaaagttgtataacACCCGGACCACCTCTTTAATAAAAATGACTGACATTATATTGCAATGTCTACTCGACTAACAAACTTTTCAGAGTTGTCATGTCAACTTtttgaaatcatttttaaaacCAGCCCCCTTATTATGATTCAGTATATGCGTTACTTACCCTAAGATTCAGCAGTTGATCGCCAAGTTCTGAGGATTTAATTATAAACCTTGCTATCCCATTTTTATCAGTTGTGTAAAGTTCGTCTCTTCTTTTATCATTAACATACAGTTCAATATCCTTATCGGCCATTGGGAGTCCATTGGACCCTGTTAGAGTCATCTACAAGATGAAACACCGGAAAGATTAGTTATTTTAGTCCataggtgtcaaactcattttcaccgagggccacatcaggcttatggtgaccttcaaagggccgattgtaagacagtacagtaagggctcgttcacaccagcgaaTTTGTGTACataataagcagtgaatagaagccatagatgtcaatgagttcattcacatgatgtatattatcacacagcatgacctattttgttacgtactacgcaccacgataggccattgaagtgaatgggtcgcgcaaatacgtggtgaatccACAGGAAAcgtatgtattcactgcatatttgcgcaccatttcaatgggcccatttgcgttcttttttgcgtgcccaaatatgcaggcataagcgatttttgattgcgccccagtagtaatgtcgaccctcacagtaataatatgaaccccctcagtagtaataaccccacagtaaaaTTATCCCCCCTCCgcaataatattatcccccatCAGCAATATTGCAATcagcaatcaggttgctggaattgctgaatagggcagaagtgttgtggaaaaagttaatttgcgcccggaacgcttcctccctgagtcctttCTCACGGAACTGAGGagcagaggactcaggggaggaagatccctgctacacactgatgtcagagtgtgccgggatcagcgctaacagtgattaccagcggggagctgtggcaccccagctggtaattggttcagtggtgagcagccgtcAGCTCgccgtgggccacataaaatgaggcagtggCCCTTGTGTTAgtccataaatatatatttttttcattttatcaaTTATGTTTTAAAATTAGATCTTTAACATGTGACAAAGCTGTGAAATAAGCCTGCATAGTGGCACAAAGTCCCTACGGTTCTATATTATGAGGCTATGTGTGCCGTTTGCTGCCTCCATTGGGCACTATATTGTTTAGTACTCATCACTTACCTCGCCTCGGTAATCAAGTCCTTTTTTAGAGAATGCTCTGGACACTTTAAAGTTTGCTTGTCCAAGGATGTCTGAGATATAAATGTATTTCGTAGCTTTTCTCTCCACTTCTGCGGGGAAGCAGCAAGACAGGATGCAGTTTGAAGATgtggtaaatggggcttaaacaCTTTTTTGGTTTTTTATTTCACTGTtttaaataaaatagaaaatcaTACAGCCTTTAGGCTAATCCATACTATCGCTCGGGGGCTTCCATTTTTCAGctctgtttgaggaggaggaaaaCTGCAACACCTAACTGTACTTATATAATAGCTAgtatgataactagcaaaagtgcaaatcactttatttacataaaatgaagtttttgtactgaaaaatccctctaaagtgctgaccAATAGGGGTTTCACTTCCTCCTAACTTGCTgttcactgcctgttgtcatgtgaagtcttGCTCTAGTAACACACACCAAGACAGATTAAAGAAGTGTGGcggtggtgtgtgtgtggggggggggggggggggggaggggggttctaCGTTAGCTGCTGTCTCATGTTACCCATACAAATCTATAAAGACATGAGggggagaaggaagaaggagtcAGATTTACAAAGCGGTACTGCAGCTTCTATtgtttactgtctcacagctactcAAATCTcaactacactgctcagtactgctgtactatGTTCTCCTTGCAGCTGTTACTCATGAGGGTGTGCTATAGAGAGATAGAGAACAtatgtgtgcagtatatgggAGACATTTTAGCAACTAGCCTCTACCCACCAGCTCTGGGAAACAGAGGATTAGAGTTGGAGCCAGAAAaaggaaaactggtgataaatacaGGAGATAAGTCATATAATGCTCAAAATAAGGCTCTTCCACATATCAAAGGTCAACTTGTGAGTCTACATTGTTTAGTCCGGGGTGCAGAGAGCTTTTTTTGAGATTGCCCAGCTGCTCTCTGGCTGTAACAAAGACGTTCTAAGGCTATACTTTTCACTGTGTCAGTAGTAACAACTATAAAAAGTTTATAATATgaatataaaaatatttatcATTACCACTTCCATCCTCCACAAGAGATGCCTCCACATTCACATAGTTATTGTACCCATCGTACTTAAACTTGAAGAAGTCAGTGTTCACTTCTGTGGTGTAGCATCCATCCACATCAGTCTGCAGATATCACCGGAAAAGTCAGAATTATTGAGTCAGTTTTACTTTATTGGAAAGTagtctacatatctatctatctgtctatctatctatctatctcctatctatctatctcctatctatctatctcatatctatctatctatctcatatctatctctatctatctcatatctatctatctcatatctatctatctatctcatatctatctatctaatatctatctatctgtctcatatctatctatcaatctcaaatctatctatctaatatctatctatctcatatctatctgtctatctatctatctatctatctatcccatatctatctatctatctatctatctatctcatatctatctatctatctatctatctatctatctatctatctatctatctatctatctatcatatctatctatgtatctcatatctatcta is a window of Eleutherodactylus coqui strain aEleCoq1 chromosome 4, aEleCoq1.hap1, whole genome shotgun sequence DNA encoding:
- the LOC136624917 gene encoding uncharacterized protein — its product is MEAAMEKIRAAVEERGIDWLMRILDVGAPGPSEVEAAPARSAASGGEASGAPAATAVRERGRRTAAAGSRTPEAAAGALSGTASGRREEAGGSRQTPAASARGPSTRRARAPARLSPDQAPQRRRRIESPSRAPPGRLPAPSMPSGERRPGRNLAGRHGAASGTRSRAARGAGPNTGLSAVNRATAWGRSAGEPVVAEQPHSNFQGQAEVRPVRARPSSRQAAANPEVRMQPEEDPGRQFGPHSDEESDPLEGGSAAGGTTAPTQPDHRAALVWIMGHSFVYWGGERAKIRPNGRQLRLSRETAVIRWIGVRGMAWFRVLQDVQRLVSLDRPPNILVLHVGGNDLGQRPFRDLGRDIRYDMLRMMQMYRGLIVVWSEMVPRKVWRNARSVRGIDKARIKVNREVSRFVARNGGVAVRHIDLEKGVGNYWRSDGVHLNEIGTDLWLEGVQEGIERALVLWGAAQA